From the Streptomyces nigrescens genome, one window contains:
- the rimO gene encoding 30S ribosomal protein S12 methylthiotransferase RimO: MPERRTVALVTLGCARNEVDSEELAGRLAADGWELVEEAADADVAVVNTCGFVEAAKKDSVDALLEANDLKDHGRTQAVVAVGCMAERYGKELAEALPEADGVLGFDDYGDISGRLQTILSGGIHASHTPRDRRKLLPISPAERQDAAVALPGHAQTDSGEPTPPADPPEDLPEGVAPASGPRAPLRRRLGSSPVASVKLASGCDRRCSFCAIPSFRGSFISRRPSDVLGETRWLAGEGVKEIMLVSENNTSYGKDLGDIRLLETLLPELAAVDGIERIRVSYLQPAEMRPGLIDVLTGTDKVAPYFDLSFQHSAPGVLRSMRRFGGTDSFLELLETIRTKAPQAGARSNFIVGFPGESESDLAELERFITEARLDAIGVFGYSDEDGTEAASYEDKVDPDVVAERLARVSRLAEELTAQRAEERIGETLRVLVDRTDDEDGVVGRAAHQAPETDGVTLLSTDQELAPGRMVEAKVVASEGVDLVAEVLSVEGTGCTEEAGR; encoded by the coding sequence ATGCCCGAACGCCGTACCGTCGCCCTTGTCACTCTTGGCTGCGCCCGTAACGAGGTGGACTCGGAGGAGCTCGCAGGCCGCCTGGCAGCGGACGGCTGGGAGCTCGTCGAGGAAGCCGCCGATGCCGATGTCGCCGTCGTCAACACCTGTGGTTTCGTCGAGGCCGCCAAGAAGGACTCCGTCGATGCCCTGCTGGAAGCCAACGATCTGAAGGATCACGGCAGAACCCAGGCCGTAGTGGCCGTCGGCTGCATGGCCGAGCGCTACGGCAAGGAGCTCGCCGAGGCGCTGCCCGAGGCGGACGGGGTGCTCGGCTTCGACGACTACGGCGATATCTCCGGCCGCCTGCAGACCATCCTGAGCGGTGGCATCCACGCCTCGCACACCCCGCGCGACCGCCGCAAGCTGCTGCCGATCAGCCCCGCCGAGCGCCAGGACGCCGCGGTCGCGCTGCCCGGCCACGCCCAGACCGATTCCGGTGAGCCGACTCCGCCGGCGGACCCGCCCGAGGATCTGCCGGAGGGCGTCGCACCGGCCTCCGGGCCGCGGGCCCCGCTGCGCCGACGTCTCGGCAGCAGCCCGGTGGCCTCGGTGAAGCTGGCCTCCGGCTGCGACCGGCGCTGCTCGTTCTGCGCCATCCCGTCCTTCCGTGGTTCCTTCATCTCCCGCCGGCCCTCCGATGTGCTCGGGGAGACGCGCTGGCTGGCCGGGGAGGGCGTGAAGGAGATCATGCTGGTCTCCGAGAACAACACCTCCTACGGCAAGGACCTCGGCGACATCCGGCTGCTGGAGACGCTGCTGCCCGAGCTGGCGGCCGTCGACGGCATCGAGCGGATCCGGGTCAGCTATCTGCAGCCCGCGGAGATGCGGCCCGGCCTGATCGACGTGCTGACCGGCACCGACAAGGTGGCGCCCTACTTCGATCTGTCCTTCCAGCACTCGGCGCCCGGTGTGCTGCGCTCCATGCGGCGCTTCGGCGGCACGGACAGCTTCCTGGAGCTGCTGGAGACGATCCGTACCAAGGCGCCGCAGGCCGGTGCCCGCTCGAACTTCATCGTCGGCTTCCCCGGGGAGAGCGAGAGCGACCTGGCGGAGCTGGAGCGCTTCATCACCGAGGCCCGGCTCGATGCCATCGGCGTCTTCGGCTACTCCGACGAGGACGGCACCGAGGCCGCCTCGTACGAGGACAAGGTCGACCCGGACGTGGTCGCCGAGCGGCTGGCGCGGGTGTCGCGGCTGGCCGAGGAGCTGACCGCGCAGCGCGCCGAGGAGCGGATCGGCGAGACGCTGCGGGTGCTGGTGGACCGGACCGACGACGAGGACGGTGTCGTCGGGCGGGCCGCGCACCAGGCACCGGAGACCGATGGCGTCACCCTGCTGTCGACGGACCAGGAGCTGGCGCCCGGTCGTATGGTCGAAGCAAAGGTGGTCGCGAGCGAGGGCGTGGACCTCGTCGCGGAGGTGCTGTCGGTGGAGGGCACGGGGTGTACCGAGGAGGCGGGCAGATGA
- a CDS encoding helix-turn-helix domain-containing protein, with protein MSIGNSPEADRPSVGAALQKARIGAGLTVEEVSTTTRVRIPLVHAIEQDDFSRCGGDVYARGHIRALARAVSLDSRPLIDQFDAEHGGRPAPTPAAPLFEAERIRSEPRRPNWTAAMVAAIVAVVGFAGFTLFTGGDKSDGGPIAAGDAHAKPAPAPTRHPSTIKPPIKPDPEPSDSAVAGLPKDKVTIKVTARDGQSWISAKDANGKLLEDGLLKQGESKTITDKKRIDLVLGNAGAVQLYVNGKEVKRVGEKGTVERLSYTPGDPQAG; from the coding sequence GTGTCCATCGGCAACTCCCCCGAAGCAGACCGGCCTTCCGTCGGTGCTGCCCTCCAGAAGGCCCGTATCGGAGCGGGACTGACCGTCGAAGAGGTCAGTACGACGACACGGGTGCGCATTCCCCTCGTGCACGCGATCGAGCAGGACGACTTCTCCCGCTGTGGCGGCGACGTCTACGCCCGGGGGCACATCCGGGCGCTCGCCCGCGCCGTATCCCTCGATTCCCGACCCCTGATCGACCAGTTCGACGCCGAGCACGGCGGCCGGCCCGCGCCGACCCCCGCCGCGCCCCTCTTCGAAGCCGAACGGATCCGCTCCGAGCCGCGCCGCCCCAATTGGACCGCGGCGATGGTCGCGGCGATCGTCGCCGTGGTCGGTTTCGCGGGCTTCACGCTCTTCACGGGCGGCGACAAGAGCGACGGCGGCCCGATCGCGGCCGGCGACGCCCATGCCAAGCCGGCGCCGGCGCCCACTCGCCACCCCTCCACCATCAAGCCGCCCATCAAGCCCGACCCCGAGCCGTCCGACAGCGCCGTTGCCGGGCTGCCGAAGGACAAGGTCACGATCAAGGTGACCGCCCGCGACGGCCAGAGCTGGATCTCCGCCAAGGACGCCAACGGCAAGCTCCTGGAGGACGGACTGCTCAAGCAGGGCGAGTCCAAGACCATCACCGACAAGAAGCGGATCGACCTGGTCCTCGGTAACGCCGGAGCCGTGCAGCTGTACGTCAACGGCAAGGAGGTCAAGCGGGTCGGCGAGAAGGGCACCGTCGAGCGGCTCAGCTACACGCCTGGGGACCCCCAGGCGGGCTGA
- a CDS encoding DNA translocase FtsK, which translates to MASRTSGKGTQSTAGPSKQRAGRTAGAAKKTAAKKAPAKPPAKKAAAAKKAPAKRAPAKKAAPKPAPSPTGGVYRLARACWLGLAHGIGAVFRGMGRGAKNLDPAHRKDGLALLLLGLALVIAAGTWSNLSGPVGDLVELLVTGAFGRLDLVVPILLGGIAVRLIRHPEKPEANGRIVIGLSALVVGVLGQVAMACGSPGRDDGLAAIQDAGGYLGWVASKPLIFTVGQTLAVALLALLTLFGLLVVTATPVNAIPQRLRALGIKLGVVHPVADEADYDEVEEYAEEWREQPVRRPRRSAAAAPAANDPDAIEEAALAKRRRPRRASAQPAPDRPMDAVDVAAAAAAALDGAVLHGVQPSPLVAGLSSSISGDRRGHDGEDTAGESGTVPPARDAEPEPPAAEHTPAVPDFTKAPPERSGELPARAEQLQLSGDITYSLPSLDLLSRGGPGKTRSAANDAIVTSLTTVFQEFKVDAAVTGFTRGPTVTRYEVELGPAVKVEKITALAKNIAYAVASPDVRIISPIPGKSAVGIEIPNTDREMVNLGDVLRLADAADDDHPMLVALGKDVEGGYVMANMTKMPHILVAGATGSGKSSCINCLITSVMMRATPEDVRMVLVDPKRVELTAYEGIPHLITPIITNPKRAAEALQWVVREMDLRYDDLAAYGFRHIDDFNEAVRSGKVSSPEGSERELAPYPYLLVIVDELADLMMVAPRDVEDSIVRITQLARAAGIHLVLATQRPSVDVVTGLIKANVPSRLAFATSSLADSRVILDQPGAEKLIGKGDGLFLPMGANKPVRMQGAFVTEAEVGAVVQHCKDQMAPVFRDDVTVGTAKKKEIDEDIGDDLDLLCQAAELVVSTQFGSTSMLQRKLRVGFAKAGRLMDLMESRNIVGPSEGSKARDVLVKPDELDGVLAVIRGEATE; encoded by the coding sequence GCAGCGCGCCGGACGGACCGCGGGCGCCGCCAAGAAGACCGCCGCGAAGAAAGCGCCCGCGAAGCCACCGGCCAAGAAGGCCGCGGCCGCGAAGAAGGCACCGGCCAAGAGGGCACCCGCCAAGAAGGCCGCTCCCAAACCGGCGCCGTCACCCACCGGTGGTGTCTACCGCCTCGCCCGCGCCTGCTGGCTGGGGCTCGCGCACGGCATCGGGGCGGTGTTCCGCGGTATGGGCCGCGGCGCGAAGAACCTCGATCCGGCGCACCGCAAGGACGGGCTGGCGCTGCTGTTGCTCGGGCTGGCGCTGGTGATCGCGGCCGGTACCTGGTCCAACCTCAGCGGCCCGGTCGGCGACCTCGTCGAGCTGCTGGTGACCGGCGCGTTCGGCCGGCTCGATCTGGTCGTACCGATACTGCTGGGCGGCATCGCCGTACGCCTCATCCGGCACCCCGAGAAGCCGGAGGCCAACGGCCGGATCGTCATCGGGCTCTCCGCGCTGGTCGTCGGCGTCCTCGGACAGGTCGCGATGGCCTGCGGCTCTCCGGGCCGGGACGACGGCCTGGCCGCCATACAGGACGCCGGCGGCTATCTCGGGTGGGTCGCGTCCAAGCCGCTGATCTTCACCGTCGGACAGACCCTGGCGGTGGCGCTGCTGGCGCTGCTGACCCTCTTCGGGCTGCTGGTGGTCACCGCGACGCCGGTGAACGCCATCCCGCAGCGGCTGCGGGCGCTCGGCATCAAGCTGGGCGTGGTGCACCCGGTGGCGGACGAGGCGGACTACGACGAGGTCGAGGAGTATGCGGAGGAGTGGCGTGAGCAGCCCGTCCGCAGGCCGCGCCGCAGCGCCGCCGCCGCACCGGCCGCGAACGATCCGGACGCGATAGAGGAAGCGGCCCTGGCCAAGCGGCGCCGGCCGCGCCGGGCCTCCGCACAGCCCGCCCCGGACCGGCCGATGGACGCGGTGGATGTCGCCGCCGCGGCCGCCGCCGCCCTGGACGGCGCGGTGCTGCACGGTGTCCAGCCCTCACCGCTCGTCGCCGGCCTCAGCAGCAGCATCTCCGGGGACCGCCGGGGCCACGACGGCGAGGACACCGCGGGGGAGAGCGGCACGGTGCCGCCGGCCCGCGACGCGGAGCCGGAGCCGCCCGCGGCCGAGCACACTCCCGCCGTTCCGGACTTCACCAAGGCCCCGCCCGAGCGCTCGGGCGAGCTGCCGGCCCGCGCCGAGCAGCTTCAGCTGTCCGGTGACATCACCTACTCGCTGCCCTCGCTGGACCTGCTGTCGCGGGGCGGGCCCGGCAAGACCCGCAGTGCCGCGAACGACGCCATAGTGACCTCGCTGACCACGGTCTTCCAGGAGTTCAAGGTCGATGCCGCGGTCACCGGCTTCACCCGGGGCCCGACGGTCACCCGCTACGAGGTCGAGCTCGGCCCGGCCGTCAAGGTCGAGAAGATCACCGCGCTGGCCAAGAACATCGCCTACGCGGTCGCCAGCCCCGACGTCCGCATCATCAGCCCGATCCCCGGGAAGTCCGCGGTCGGCATCGAGATCCCCAATACCGACCGCGAGATGGTCAACCTCGGCGATGTGCTGCGGCTGGCCGACGCCGCGGACGATGATCATCCGATGCTGGTGGCGCTCGGCAAGGACGTCGAGGGCGGCTACGTCATGGCCAACATGACGAAGATGCCGCACATCCTGGTGGCCGGCGCCACCGGCTCCGGCAAGTCCTCCTGCATCAACTGTCTGATCACCTCGGTCATGATGCGGGCCACGCCGGAGGACGTCCGGATGGTGCTGGTCGACCCCAAGCGCGTCGAGCTGACCGCGTACGAGGGCATCCCGCATCTGATCACGCCGATCATCACCAACCCCAAGCGGGCCGCCGAGGCGCTGCAGTGGGTGGTGCGCGAGATGGACCTGCGCTACGACGATCTCGCGGCCTACGGCTTCCGGCACATCGACGACTTCAACGAAGCGGTGCGCAGCGGCAAGGTCAGCTCACCGGAGGGCAGCGAGCGCGAGCTGGCGCCGTACCCGTATCTGCTGGTCATCGTCGACGAGCTGGCGGACCTGATGATGGTCGCGCCGCGCGATGTGGAGGACTCGATCGTCCGCATCACCCAGCTCGCCCGTGCGGCAGGCATCCACCTGGTGCTCGCCACCCAGCGCCCGTCCGTCGATGTGGTCACCGGTCTGATCAAGGCCAATGTGCCCTCCCGGCTCGCGTTCGCCACCTCGTCGCTCGCCGACAGCCGGGTCATCCTCGACCAGCCGGGCGCCGAGAAGCTGATCGGCAAGGGCGACGGCCTGTTCCTGCCGATGGGCGCCAACAAGCCGGTGCGTATGCAGGGCGCGTTCGTGACCGAGGCGGAGGTCGGGGCGGTCGTCCAGCACTGCAAGGACCAGATGGCGCCCGTCTTCCGCGATGACGTCACCGTCGGCACGGCCAAGAAAAAGGAGATCGACGAGGACATCGGCGATGACCTCGATCTGCTGTGCCAGGCCGCTGAGCTGGTGGTTTCCACCCAGTTCGGTTCGACGTCCATGCTCCAGCGCAAGCTGCGGGTGGGGTTCGCCAAGGCCGGGCGGCTGATGGACCTGATGGAGTCGCGGAACATCGTCGGGCCGAGCGAGGGGTCGAAGGCTCGTGACGTTCTTGTGAAGCCTGACGAACTGGACGGAGTGCTGGCGGTGATCCGGGGGGAGGCTACGGAGTAG